In Neisseriaceae bacterium CLB008, one genomic interval encodes:
- a CDS encoding HlyD family secretion protein yields MNKKQLILGGVVGLALIAGGAIWLNAQQGSGLPADIAGVNGRLELGRVDVATLYPGRILTIPAKEGQDLALDDVVAELSASETAPQLAAAKAAKQRAEQAVARAEAEGSARFERQRVADIELNEALKLRRDDLISKVELDRRQAAAQGERSGVAAAQAAKGEALAAVQEAQAQINRIQSVNDDMVVRAPIAGRVEYRIVEPGAVVPAGGKIVTLLNSADAYMTLFLPTDTIGQLRLNAPARIVVDGLDYVFPATVSFISAQAQFTPKYVETSSEREKLMYKVKLQIPEDVALKYKDLLKGGLTGNGYVGLSAQPSWPESLTVKLPKE; encoded by the coding sequence ATGAATAAAAAACAACTCATTTTGGGCGGTGTGGTGGGTTTAGCCCTAATCGCCGGTGGTGCGATTTGGCTGAATGCCCAGCAAGGCAGCGGATTACCCGCCGATATCGCCGGCGTTAATGGCCGCTTAGAGCTGGGTCGAGTAGATGTGGCAACGCTGTATCCGGGTCGAATTTTGACGATTCCGGCTAAGGAGGGCCAAGATTTAGCCCTGGATGATGTAGTGGCCGAACTATCGGCCTCGGAAACGGCACCGCAGCTAGCGGCGGCTAAGGCAGCCAAACAGCGCGCCGAGCAGGCAGTGGCGCGGGCTGAAGCTGAGGGCAGCGCACGCTTCGAGCGTCAGCGCGTGGCCGATATTGAGCTGAATGAAGCTTTGAAACTGCGCCGAGATGACTTGATCTCTAAAGTGGAGCTGGATCGCCGTCAGGCCGCGGCGCAAGGCGAGCGTTCGGGCGTAGCGGCGGCGCAGGCGGCTAAGGGTGAAGCTTTGGCTGCGGTACAAGAAGCGCAGGCGCAAATCAACCGCATTCAGTCGGTGAACGACGACATGGTGGTGAGGGCGCCGATTGCCGGCCGAGTCGAATATCGTATTGTTGAACCGGGTGCCGTGGTGCCTGCGGGCGGTAAGATCGTGACCCTGTTGAATTCGGCCGATGCTTACATGACGCTGTTTTTACCGACCGACACCATTGGTCAGCTGCGTTTAAATGCGCCAGCGCGCATTGTGGTGGATGGCCTAGACTATGTGTTCCCGGCCACGGTGTCGTTTATTTCGGCCCAGGCCCAGTTCACGCCTAAATATGTGGAGACCAGCAGCGAGCGCGAAAAATTAATGTATAAGGTCAAGCTACAGATTCCAGAAGATGTGGCGCTTAAATATAAAGATTTACTCAAAGGCGGCTTAACTGGCAATGGCTATGTGGGCCTGAGCGCTCAGCCGAGCTGGCCTGAATCGTTAACCGTTAAACTACCTAAGGAATAG
- the rbbA gene encoding ribosome-associated ATPase/putative transporter RbbA, with protein sequence MAVETPSVSDYAVVATGLSHRYQGAQALVDVSLTLPKGTTIGLIGPDGVGKSTLLSLISGVKKLQEGELAVLGGDIDDKAYRDSLSSRIAFMPQGLGRNLYPTLSVYENIAFFANLFGLSRAEREARIHRLLVATGLAPFPDRPAGKLSGGMKQKLGLCCALVHDPDLLILDEPTTGVDPLSRRQFWTLVDALRQDRPDMTVIVATAYIDEAENFEHLVAMDDGQILVNGRTRDVMSASNSQTLEEAYIKLLPQEKQAGSGGVEIPPLVTDPDAVPAIEAHELTKRFGKFTAVDTVSFTIPQGEIFGFLGSNGCGKSTTMKILTGLLDATSGTAHLLGQPVDAGDMATRMKIGYMSQAFSLYEELSVRQNLVLHAKLYQIEGAAGAAVVAKSLQDFDLADVADVKPAQLSLGMRQRLQLAAACLHEPQVLILDEPTSGVDPAARDMFWRHLIRLSREQQVTIFVSTHFMNEAERCDRISFMHQGRVLAVGTPRQLQENYRAETLEDAFVAYLEEEMAGDASQVSEAETQAALDADVPNSLGQKTGLGVWLATTWTFAQREATELLRDKIRLTFAVLGPIILLLIAAWNVSFDVDNVRFSVLDRDQTQSSREFLEYFNGSRYFRAEAPIHTTEDIDRVLKSTRTKLVIEVPSGFGRELMAGQQPQVAFYIDGAQPFTAQNINGFISGIMLAYTTDWVRAAGLPTQLAMPASIEPRFIYNQEFKSIYAITPGMIMLALILIPTMLTALGVVREKEMGSITNLYASPASVTQYLMGKQMPYVALAMVSYLALVLLSVLVLRVPVQGSFLAMTLGAFAFILAATALGLLMSCFVKSQVAAIFGTAILCMIPSVNFSGLLYPVSTLTGSSYWVGLGFPSSWYQLISLGGFTKGLGFASFGSMYAALFGFAAVYMLAASLLLKKQEA encoded by the coding sequence ATGGCCGTTGAAACGCCTTCTGTATCAGACTATGCCGTGGTGGCCACGGGGTTGTCCCATCGCTATCAAGGCGCTCAGGCGCTGGTGGATGTGTCGTTGACGCTGCCCAAAGGCACCACCATCGGCCTGATTGGGCCAGATGGCGTGGGTAAGTCGACGCTGCTGTCGTTGATTTCTGGGGTAAAGAAATTACAGGAGGGCGAATTGGCCGTGCTCGGTGGCGACATCGACGATAAAGCCTATCGCGATTCACTGTCTTCGCGCATCGCCTTCATGCCTCAAGGCTTAGGGCGTAACCTCTATCCCACGCTGTCGGTGTATGAAAACATCGCATTCTTTGCCAATTTATTTGGCCTGAGCCGAGCCGAACGCGAAGCGCGCATTCACCGTCTCTTGGTGGCCACAGGCTTGGCACCGTTTCCCGATCGTCCTGCGGGTAAGCTGTCGGGCGGCATGAAGCAAAAGCTGGGCCTGTGTTGCGCCTTGGTACATGATCCGGATTTACTGATCCTAGACGAGCCCACCACGGGGGTTGACCCTTTGAGTCGGCGTCAGTTTTGGACTTTAGTGGACGCGCTGCGCCAAGATCGACCGGACATGACGGTGATCGTGGCCACGGCCTATATTGATGAAGCCGAGAACTTTGAACATTTGGTGGCTATGGACGACGGTCAAATCTTGGTGAATGGCCGCACCCGTGATGTGATGAGCGCCAGCAATAGCCAGACCTTGGAAGAGGCTTACATTAAGCTTTTGCCGCAGGAGAAGCAGGCCGGCAGCGGCGGGGTGGAGATTCCGCCCTTGGTTACCGATCCTGATGCCGTGCCCGCTATTGAAGCGCATGAGTTAACCAAGCGCTTTGGTAAGTTTACCGCTGTAGATACGGTCAGCTTCACCATCCCACAGGGCGAGATTTTTGGTTTTTTAGGCTCTAACGGCTGCGGTAAATCCACCACCATGAAAATCCTGACCGGCCTCTTGGACGCCACCAGCGGCACGGCGCACTTATTGGGCCAGCCGGTGGATGCGGGCGATATGGCCACGCGCATGAAAATTGGCTATATGTCGCAGGCGTTTTCCCTCTACGAGGAGCTCAGCGTGCGACAAAACTTAGTGCTGCACGCCAAGCTGTATCAAATTGAAGGCGCTGCGGGCGCTGCCGTGGTGGCGAAGAGTCTACAGGATTTTGATTTGGCCGACGTGGCCGATGTGAAGCCGGCCCAGTTGTCGTTGGGCATGCGCCAGCGCCTACAGTTGGCGGCCGCGTGCTTGCATGAGCCTCAGGTGTTGATTTTGGATGAACCTACTTCAGGCGTAGACCCTGCCGCTCGAGATATGTTCTGGCGCCATTTGATTCGTTTGTCGCGCGAGCAACAGGTGACCATTTTCGTGTCGACCCACTTCATGAATGAAGCTGAACGCTGCGACCGCATTTCGTTTATGCACCAAGGCCGCGTACTGGCCGTGGGTACGCCCAGACAGCTGCAAGAAAACTATCGGGCCGAGACGCTAGAAGATGCCTTTGTCGCCTATTTGGAGGAGGAAATGGCCGGCGATGCCAGCCAGGTTTCTGAAGCCGAAACGCAGGCGGCGCTGGATGCCGACGTTCCCAATAGCTTGGGCCAGAAAACCGGGTTAGGCGTGTGGTTGGCGACCACCTGGACGTTTGCTCAGCGTGAAGCCACCGAGCTTTTACGCGACAAAATTCGCCTGACGTTTGCGGTGTTGGGCCCGATTATTTTACTCTTGATTGCGGCTTGGAACGTGTCGTTTGACGTGGATAACGTGCGTTTTAGCGTCTTGGATCGCGATCAAACCCAGAGCAGCCGCGAGTTTTTGGAATACTTTAACGGCTCGCGCTATTTTAGGGCGGAGGCGCCGATACACACCACTGAGGACATTGATCGGGTGTTGAAATCAACCCGCACTAAGCTGGTGATCGAAGTGCCTTCTGGTTTTGGGCGTGAGCTCATGGCCGGACAGCAGCCGCAGGTGGCGTTCTACATCGATGGCGCCCAACCATTTACGGCGCAAAACATCAACGGTTTTATTTCAGGCATCATGCTGGCCTACACCACGGACTGGGTTCGGGCCGCAGGTTTGCCGACGCAGCTGGCCATGCCGGCGAGTATAGAGCCACGTTTTATTTATAATCAAGAGTTTAAAAGTATTTACGCCATCACTCCAGGCATGATCATGCTGGCCTTGATTTTGATCCCCACTATGTTGACGGCCTTGGGCGTGGTGCGTGAGAAAGAAATGGGCTCTATCACCAATCTCTACGCTTCGCCAGCCAGCGTGACCCAATACCTCATGGGCAAACAGATGCCGTATGTAGCCTTGGCCATGGTCAGCTATTTGGCGCTGGTGTTGCTCAGTGTGCTGGTGCTGCGGGTACCGGTTCAGGGTTCGTTTTTGGCCATGACGCTGGGTGCTTTTGCCTTTATTTTAGCGGCCACGGCGCTTGGTTTATTGATGTCTTGTTTTGTGAAGTCGCAGGTGGCGGCGATTTTTGGCACCGCCATTTTGTGCATGATTCCATCGGTAAACTTTTCTGGTCTCTTGTATCCCGTCTCGACCTTAACCGGCAGCAGCTATTGGGTGGGCTTGGGCTTTCCGTCTTCGTGGTACCAGCTGATTAGCCTCGGTGGCTTTACCAAAGGTCTGGGCTTTGCCAGCTTTGGCAGCATGTATGCGGCGCTGTTTGGCTTTGCGGCAGTGTATATGTTGGCGGCCAGCCTATTATTGAAAAAGCAGGAGGCCTAG
- a CDS encoding ABC transporter permease — protein MRQWILNVLRLSGKEFRSLFGDWTLMVLIVFAFTAAIFSVANGVKAEVSNASVAIMDGDRSELSHRLRDAILPPFFKTPVTIEREAVDGALNRSDYIFVLDIPPNFEADLVAGRAPKVQLLVDATAMTQAGLGVVYLNQIFTTEVLDFMNARGLTQMLPVEPAVRTLYNPNGESAWFTSVMQIVTNITVLAIILVGAAVIREKEHGTIEHLLVMPVRPSEIAFAKIFSNGTVIVVASMLSLWFVIHLGLSVPIQGSLWLFALGCAVYLFSVTALGILLATLAPAMPQFGLLAVPVYVVAYLLSGAATPVESMPEVMQYVVRVLPTTQFVNFTQDILYRGAGLSVVWKELLAVAVAGVLFLSVALSRFRQMLARAA, from the coding sequence ATGAGACAATGGATTTTGAACGTGCTGCGCTTAAGCGGCAAAGAGTTTCGTAGCCTGTTTGGCGATTGGACGCTGATGGTGTTGATCGTGTTTGCGTTTACCGCTGCGATTTTTTCGGTGGCCAACGGCGTCAAGGCCGAGGTGTCAAATGCCTCGGTGGCGATCATGGACGGTGATCGATCTGAGCTATCCCATCGTCTGCGCGATGCGATTTTACCTCCGTTTTTTAAGACGCCGGTGACCATTGAGCGCGAAGCTGTAGATGGCGCCTTAAACCGCAGCGACTATATTTTTGTCTTGGATATTCCGCCTAATTTTGAGGCTGATCTGGTGGCGGGACGAGCGCCTAAGGTACAGCTATTAGTGGATGCTACGGCAATGACGCAGGCAGGCCTAGGTGTGGTGTATTTGAACCAGATTTTTACCACCGAAGTGCTGGATTTTATGAATGCGCGGGGCCTCACCCAAATGCTGCCGGTCGAACCCGCCGTGCGTACTCTGTATAACCCTAATGGCGAATCCGCGTGGTTTACCTCGGTGATGCAAATCGTGACCAATATCACGGTGCTGGCGATTATTTTGGTGGGCGCCGCCGTGATTCGGGAAAAAGAGCACGGCACGATTGAGCATTTGCTGGTGATGCCAGTGCGTCCAAGCGAGATTGCGTTTGCCAAAATTTTCAGTAACGGGACCGTCATTGTGGTGGCGTCGATGCTGTCGCTGTGGTTTGTGATTCATCTGGGCCTGTCGGTGCCGATTCAAGGCTCGCTGTGGCTGTTTGCGCTGGGCTGCGCCGTGTATTTGTTTTCGGTGACGGCATTGGGGATTTTGTTGGCGACGCTGGCGCCCGCCATGCCGCAGTTTGGTCTTTTGGCCGTACCGGTGTACGTGGTGGCCTATTTGCTCTCTGGCGCAGCGACGCCCGTAGAAAGCATGCCTGAAGTCATGCAATACGTGGTGCGCGTCCTGCCCACCACCCAGTTTGTGAACTTTACTCAAGACATCTTATATCGCGGCGCTGGCCTCAGCGTGGTGTGGAAAGAATTATTGGCGGTGGCGGTGGCTGGCGTCCTGTTCTTGAGCGTTGCCCTGAGCCGCTTTCGGCAAATGTTGGCGCGTGCCGCTTAA
- a CDS encoding efflux transporter outer membrane subunit, which produces MIPLNKVTVVVLSAFLASCASVSVTPRTSQVALPDAYVHGQATPAEAYDLAQWWQAWGDAELTRLVTQGLANNLDVAIAQTRIQEAQALSTMVSSKLMPTIGLEGGVQRQRTDLDQSPLRDTLLAPLMNESTRYDTHRSVGVSAIWEVDVFGGNRSDAAAAAEGILGAEQQLYGTQMLVASGIAEHYLAARALAKRMRIVDDSILTLGQLLRYMEGRFNAGQVTRYEVTNVAASLRSLEAQRAPLQALHDRHVRQLAVLLGETPQGFTLGVSQQDVLAKVPAAPQGQAPNDVLTRRPDVQARAIAVRSQTARVASAKADLLPKFYINFLWQDGRIGLSDFNDAKGSVGLLGAGVHLPIFSAGRIRANIKASDARLDAAALAYDQTLLQALEEVDSAYQLRTGMDRQVAHQGQAYQAAAAKIGQADRLYRGGMKTLQDVLEARLQAQDFANALVNAQEQRALVSIQLYKALGGGWQADDQIAP; this is translated from the coding sequence ATGATCCCTTTAAATAAAGTAACCGTCGTGGTGTTGAGCGCTTTTTTGGCCAGCTGCGCCAGCGTCAGCGTGACGCCTAGAACCTCTCAGGTAGCCTTGCCTGACGCTTATGTTCATGGTCAGGCTACGCCGGCCGAAGCCTATGATCTAGCCCAGTGGTGGCAGGCTTGGGGCGATGCTGAATTGACGCGTCTGGTGACTCAAGGCCTCGCCAATAATTTAGACGTGGCCATTGCCCAGACTCGGATTCAAGAAGCGCAGGCTCTGTCGACCATGGTGTCGTCTAAGCTGATGCCTACTATTGGCCTTGAAGGCGGCGTCCAGCGCCAGCGTACCGATCTAGATCAAAGCCCGCTGCGCGATACATTGTTGGCGCCGCTGATGAACGAAAGCACACGATACGATACCCATCGCAGTGTGGGCGTCAGCGCCATTTGGGAGGTAGACGTATTTGGCGGTAATCGCAGTGATGCAGCGGCCGCGGCAGAAGGCATCTTAGGCGCTGAACAGCAGCTGTACGGCACTCAAATGCTGGTGGCCTCCGGCATTGCCGAGCACTATCTGGCGGCGCGTGCTTTGGCTAAGCGCATGCGCATTGTCGACGACAGCATCCTCACTCTGGGTCAATTGCTGCGCTATATGGAAGGGCGTTTTAATGCTGGCCAGGTGACGCGTTATGAAGTCACCAATGTAGCGGCCAGCTTGCGTAGCCTAGAGGCGCAGCGTGCGCCTTTACAGGCGCTGCACGATCGACACGTGCGTCAATTAGCAGTGCTGTTGGGCGAAACACCGCAGGGCTTTACCCTAGGCGTGAGTCAACAAGATGTCTTGGCCAAGGTGCCCGCTGCGCCGCAGGGGCAAGCGCCCAATGATGTGTTGACACGGCGGCCAGACGTTCAGGCTCGGGCGATTGCAGTGCGTAGCCAAACGGCTCGAGTGGCCAGTGCTAAGGCCGATTTATTGCCTAAGTTTTACATTAACTTCTTGTGGCAAGATGGGCGCATTGGCCTGTCTGACTTTAACGACGCGAAGGGCAGTGTGGGCCTATTAGGCGCCGGCGTGCATCTACCTATTTTTAGTGCTGGGCGCATTCGGGCCAATATTAAGGCCAGCGATGCCCGCTTAGATGCAGCCGCATTGGCTTATGATCAAACGTTGTTACAGGCGCTGGAAGAAGTGGACAGTGCTTATCAGTTACGCACCGGCATGGATAGGCAGGTGGCGCATCAAGGACAGGCGTATCAGGCAGCAGCGGCCAAAATTGGTCAGGCCGATCGGCTGTACCGTGGCGGCATGAAAACCTTGCAAGATGTTTTGGAGGCCAGACTGCAGGCGCAGGATTTTGCCAACGCCCTAGTGAATGCGCAAGAGCAGCGGGCCTTGGTCAGTATTCAGCTCTATAAGGCTTTAGGCGGTGGATGGCAGGCGGATGACCAGATCGCGCCCTAA
- a CDS encoding PLP-dependent aminotransferase family protein: MPVNRYIDTVTIIKDQPLNPELPLYRRIAEAISAALSTGAIATHVKLPPMRHLADELKVTVGTVKRAYDELEKRGLLKCTVGDGCYTQAPNTRVTADFLNALEDDSADDCIDLAHNAHILDPSALTLFAQALQNLAQDPQRMAKIHQYSPEVGLLSHRQAATAWLKLSQVDCRADQIMITNGAQHGLFCALATLCRYGDSIAAEHLSYPGLMMAARTLGLRLHGLSMDEQGLIPEALLALLQKHKLQVLYLNPTIHNPTTLTMPTTRRQALADICHDHGITIIQDEALGVLTDTQHPSFATLLPDATLTLSCLSKAISPGLRIGYVAAPLALVPRLAASIRANCWMASPLSIDIATQWLNDGTLFRLRAQQRAIIAHRLALAKPLLGDLNYASHPDCAHVWLELPEPWRADEAQATLAQHNILVSTAESFAIGRLPTPPRIRVSLSGSAHETDVMTGIRTVQQVLQQPLSSHRP, from the coding sequence ATGCCTGTCAATCGCTATATTGATACCGTTACAATCATTAAAGATCAGCCACTTAACCCTGAGCTACCGCTGTATCGGCGTATTGCTGAAGCCATCAGCGCGGCCTTAAGCACCGGCGCCATTGCCACCCACGTCAAACTACCACCCATGCGCCATCTGGCTGATGAGCTTAAAGTTACAGTGGGCACGGTGAAGCGTGCCTATGACGAACTGGAAAAGCGGGGTCTACTGAAATGCACGGTTGGGGACGGCTGCTACACCCAAGCACCCAATACACGTGTCACCGCTGACTTTCTCAACGCCCTGGAGGACGATTCCGCTGACGACTGCATTGACCTAGCCCACAATGCCCACATTTTGGATCCAAGCGCTTTAACGCTGTTTGCTCAGGCCCTACAAAACCTAGCGCAAGATCCTCAACGCATGGCAAAAATCCACCAATACAGCCCTGAAGTCGGCCTATTAAGCCATCGTCAGGCCGCCACCGCTTGGCTCAAACTCAGCCAAGTTGATTGCCGTGCCGACCAGATCATGATCACTAATGGGGCCCAACACGGCCTGTTCTGCGCCCTTGCAACCTTATGCCGCTACGGCGACAGCATTGCCGCAGAACACCTTAGCTATCCAGGCTTAATGATGGCCGCCCGCACTTTAGGCCTGCGCCTACACGGTCTCTCCATGGACGAACAGGGGTTAATACCAGAAGCCTTGTTGGCGCTACTGCAAAAACACAAGCTACAGGTGTTGTATTTAAATCCGACTATCCACAACCCGACTACCCTCACCATGCCCACCACACGGCGCCAGGCGCTGGCCGACATTTGCCACGACCACGGCATCACCATCATTCAAGATGAAGCACTGGGCGTGCTGACCGACACTCAACACCCGAGCTTTGCCACCTTACTGCCAGACGCCACCCTAACCTTAAGCTGCTTATCCAAAGCCATTTCACCGGGCTTACGCATTGGTTATGTAGCAGCTCCCTTAGCCTTAGTGCCCAGATTAGCCGCCAGCATTCGAGCCAACTGCTGGATGGCCAGCCCTTTATCCATAGACATTGCCACCCAGTGGCTCAATGACGGCACCCTCTTTCGGCTACGGGCCCAACAGCGCGCCATCATCGCCCACCGCCTCGCGCTGGCCAAGCCCTTACTCGGTGATTTAAACTACGCCAGCCACCCCGACTGCGCCCACGTGTGGTTAGAACTCCCCGAGCCTTGGCGCGCTGATGAAGCCCAAGCCACCTTAGCCCAACACAATATTCTGGTGAGCACGGCCGAATCGTTCGCCATTGGCCGCCTACCCACACCGCCACGCATACGCGTCAGCCTTAGCGGTAGCGCTCATGAAACCGATGTCATGACCGGCATCCGTACCGTGCAGCAGGTATTACAACAGCCGCTCTCATCACACCGCCCATAA
- a CDS encoding DMT family transporter, with protein sequence MSQWMQKRMLGRWPWMTMGLFVMVCLTWGTTWLGIKLAVATVPPMTAAGLRFLLAFPVFMFLAWRFEAPILWRRDQLGFFALSTLGYFGVPYLLINVGELSVSSGLAALIFSTMPMWLLVFSVWFLAAPICMRQVVGVLLGFFALLMILHEQGSFAYENIWGGVMLFAAAIMHAAYYVYAKKHGATIHPLTLNTLPVGVAALLLVGVGWWVESPDVAAFSALSIAALLYLSLVASVLGFLAYFQLLKQLSPITLSFVFLIFPVVAVVLSVWLEGKAVSLAFVGYLGLLLLGFALTKVKAD encoded by the coding sequence ATGTCGCAGTGGATGCAAAAACGAATGTTGGGTAGATGGCCTTGGATGACAATGGGCCTGTTTGTGATGGTGTGTTTGACTTGGGGTACAACGTGGCTGGGCATTAAGCTGGCGGTAGCGACAGTGCCGCCGATGACGGCTGCCGGATTACGTTTTTTGCTGGCCTTTCCTGTCTTTATGTTTTTGGCCTGGCGTTTTGAGGCGCCGATCCTGTGGCGCCGAGATCAGCTGGGTTTTTTTGCGCTCAGCACGCTTGGCTATTTTGGCGTGCCTTATTTATTGATTAACGTCGGTGAATTGTCTGTCTCATCCGGTTTGGCGGCTTTAATTTTTAGCACCATGCCCATGTGGTTATTGGTGTTCTCAGTGTGGTTCTTAGCTGCGCCTATTTGCATGCGGCAAGTGGTGGGTGTTTTATTGGGCTTTTTTGCCTTGTTGATGATCTTGCACGAGCAAGGTAGCTTTGCGTATGAAAATATTTGGGGGGGCGTAATGCTGTTTGCGGCTGCCATCATGCATGCGGCCTACTATGTGTATGCTAAAAAACATGGCGCCACAATCCACCCCTTGACGTTGAATACCTTGCCTGTGGGCGTTGCGGCTCTGTTGTTGGTTGGGGTCGGATGGTGGGTGGAATCGCCAGATGTGGCCGCGTTTTCAGCCCTGTCTATTGCGGCGTTGTTGTATTTGAGCCTTGTGGCTTCGGTGTTGGGTTTCTTGGCCTATTTTCAGCTGTTAAAACAGCTCAGCCCCATTACGCTGTCGTTTGTATTTTTAATTTTTCCCGTGGTGGCGGTGGTGTTGTCGGTGTGGTTGGAAGGTAAAGCCGTGTCTTTGGCTTTTGTGGGCTATTTAGGATTGTTGCTGCTAGGGTTTGCTTTAACCAAAGTGAAGGCCGATTAA
- the ffh gene encoding signal recognition particle protein — translation MLDNLSSRLGQLVKTMRGHARLTEENIQDALRQVRMALLEADVALPVVKSFVATVKEKAMGHEVVGSLTPGQAFIGVVNDALTELMGKENDALNLAAVPPAIILMAGLQGAGKTTTVGKLARLLRTEQKKKVLVVSADVYRPAAIEQLRLLAEQVEVEFFPSDVSQKPVAIATAALDYAKKHYFDVLMVDTAGRLAIDEEMMAEIKALHAAINPIETLFVVDAMQGQDAVNTAQAFNEALPLTGVILTKMDGDSRGGAALSVRHVTGKPIKFIGVGEKVTGLEPFHPDRLANRILGMGDVLSLIEDVQKGMDHEAAEEMAKKFKKGKGFDLNDFKAQMQQMKNMGGIESLLSKMPGEFAEAAKGVPEGTADKAMARVEAIINSMTEKERKNPALIKASRKRRIAIGSGVSVQEVNKMLKQFEQSQKMMKQFSKGGMGKLMKMAGGMKGMKGMLPKF, via the coding sequence ATGTTAGACAATCTATCTAGCCGCTTGGGGCAGCTGGTTAAGACCATGCGTGGTCACGCCCGCCTCACGGAAGAAAATATCCAAGATGCCCTGCGACAGGTTCGCATGGCACTACTTGAAGCCGACGTTGCCCTGCCCGTTGTGAAGTCATTCGTGGCCACAGTGAAAGAAAAGGCCATGGGCCATGAAGTCGTTGGCAGCCTCACGCCAGGCCAAGCTTTTATTGGCGTGGTCAACGACGCCTTAACCGAATTAATGGGTAAGGAAAACGACGCGCTTAATCTAGCCGCCGTACCACCGGCGATTATTTTGATGGCCGGCCTACAGGGTGCGGGTAAAACCACCACCGTGGGCAAGCTGGCGCGCCTATTAAGAACCGAGCAAAAGAAAAAAGTCTTGGTCGTGTCTGCCGACGTGTATCGTCCGGCAGCCATTGAACAGCTGCGCTTATTGGCTGAACAGGTGGAAGTCGAATTTTTCCCATCCGACGTCAGCCAAAAACCGGTGGCCATTGCCACCGCCGCCCTAGACTACGCCAAAAAACATTATTTTGACGTTCTGATGGTCGACACCGCAGGCCGCTTAGCCATTGACGAAGAGATGATGGCCGAGATTAAAGCCCTACACGCGGCCATCAATCCGATCGAAACCCTATTCGTGGTCGACGCCATGCAGGGCCAAGATGCCGTCAACACGGCGCAAGCGTTTAACGAAGCGCTGCCGCTGACGGGCGTGATCTTAACCAAAATGGACGGTGACTCGCGCGGGGGTGCCGCCCTATCGGTACGCCACGTCACCGGCAAGCCGATTAAATTCATCGGCGTGGGCGAAAAAGTCACCGGCCTTGAGCCTTTCCATCCAGACCGCTTAGCCAACCGCATTTTGGGCATGGGCGACGTGCTGTCGCTGATTGAAGACGTGCAAAAAGGCATGGATCATGAAGCGGCCGAAGAGATGGCCAAGAAGTTTAAAAAAGGCAAGGGCTTCGACCTGAACGACTTTAAAGCACAAATGCAGCAAATGAAGAATATGGGTGGCATTGAGTCGCTGCTGTCGAAAATGCCGGGCGAATTCGCCGAGGCTGCTAAAGGCGTGCCGGAAGGCACGGCGGATAAAGCCATGGCACGGGTTGAGGCCATCATTAATTCGATGACCGAGAAAGAACGTAAAAACCCAGCCTTGATCAAGGCCAGCCGCAAACGCCGCATCGCCATTGGCTCGGGCGTGTCTGTCCAAGAGGTCAACAAAATGCTGAAGCAGTTTGAACAGTCACAAAAAATGATGAAGCAGTTCAGTAAAGGTGGCATGGGCAAGCTAATGAAGATGGCTGGCGGAATGAAGGGCATGAAAGGCATGTTGCCTAAATTCTAA
- a CDS encoding inner membrane protein YpjD yields MMLWLFLGLLLTYTGMSIYIYRFWRKSSGQAYPLIREHAILGVALFAHAYFVWGNMFSHNMIFMGFGTALNMTTWLMLLMYWAGSFYHRLQGLQLLLFPWAVVSLVLCFFLPGQHMGYGAGNLPFLVHLLASILAYSLFGVSTLLAILVWKLEHDLHKRNISALVQFLPPLLGLEKLMFQSIGIGFMLLTISVLSGTVFSEYVFGQSFIWSHKSVFGILSWLIYAALILGRMRFAWRGRTVAKWVIAGFICLMLAYIGSKFVLEVVLGRVVS; encoded by the coding sequence ATGATGCTGTGGTTATTTCTAGGGTTGTTACTCACCTACACGGGGATGAGTATCTATATTTATCGCTTTTGGCGAAAATCAAGTGGTCAGGCTTATCCCCTGATCCGTGAACATGCCATTTTAGGGGTGGCCTTGTTTGCTCATGCCTATTTTGTGTGGGGCAATATGTTCAGCCACAACATGATTTTTATGGGTTTCGGCACCGCCTTGAACATGACCACCTGGTTGATGTTGCTGATGTATTGGGCCGGTAGTTTTTATCACCGCTTACAGGGCCTACAGCTGTTGTTGTTCCCTTGGGCTGTGGTGTCCTTGGTACTGTGTTTTTTCTTGCCGGGCCAACACATGGGCTACGGCGCGGGTAATCTGCCGTTCTTGGTGCATCTATTGGCCTCTATTTTGGCCTACAGCCTCTTTGGCGTGTCAACGCTGCTGGCCATCTTGGTGTGGAAGCTGGAGCATGACTTACATAAGCGCAATATTTCAGCCCTGGTGCAGTTTCTGCCGCCGCTATTGGGCTTAGAGAAGCTGATGTTTCAATCCATCGGCATCGGCTTTATGCTGCTGACCATTTCGGTATTGAGCGGTACGGTGTTCTCGGAGTATGTTTTTGGCCAAAGCTTTATCTGGAGTCATAAATCCGTTTTCGGCATTCTTTCTTGGTTGATTTATGCCGCACTGATCCTAGGTCGCATGCGCTTTGCCTGGCGCGGCCGCACCGTGGCTAAGTGGGTGATCGCCGGCTTTATTTGCTTGATGCTGGCCTATATTGGCAGTAAGTTTGTTTTAGAAGTAGTGTTGGGTCGAGTGGTGAGTTAA